tcatgcatgcaagatttttttttcgagaTGCGTGCGTGCTAGTTTTCTAACCTATCCAAACAAGGCCCGTGTCCAACCCAACTGTATGGGCTACGGCCAGTCCGGCCACACaggcgcgcgcacacacactaACACCAGTGCAGTACTGCAGTGTGAAGTGGAGTGTCCGTCTCCGTCTCTCCGTCCGTTTGGCTCTGACAGCGTCGGCGCCACCAGCCCACCAACCAAAATAATGTGCCCCATCAGCCGTACGGTAGTTTCTCGTGCTCAGGAGTCAGGAGAGAGTAGAGCTGTCCATCGGCTCATTAGTGGTAAATCCATCTCCTGTCATACACTACAGTTTAAGATGTTTGGTGAGACCGTCCCAACTGTGTAGTACTAGTACACTACATGCATAGTCAATAGCGTTTACGTGTGTCAAGGTCAGAAAGAATGTCGCCAAGAACGTCCAGAGAGAAATGCAGGCCGCAAGGTGCATCTGAATTTTTACGAGCATCAATACACCCACGGATTTTCAGCCTCCATCAATAACCAATTTATTTCAGTCCCGTTACTACGCAATCAACtcctcaagaaaaaaaaaacaaaggaaatACCGACAAATGCAGTGCTGACctcaaagagagagagagagtgaagaCGCTAAAAACCAGATTCTACATCCCCACCCACTGTACATTTCGAAAATTAAAATCCCCCGGAGAAAAGCATACAAAATCCTGCACCAAGAATCAAATCTTTTTGCAAAGTTGCAAGAATCAACTGCCACCGTCAGGAGAGGAAATTCCACACGAATACGCTTGCGGCGGATGGAGCCGGAACCTGCAAAAGCCCGCAAAGCAGCGGTGGTGGTGGGTGCGAGGCCGCGAGCGCAGTCTCCGAGAGAGGTCGTAACCGTCGCCGATGCGCGTAGGCAAACGAGGAAGGcgaaatctttcaaaaaaacgaggacggcgacgacgcggAAATAAAATTGGAATCGGTAGGCGCCCGTGCCGTGCCAGATCAAATGCACCGAAGCGGAAGCACGCGTGCTCCTCCTACCGCCGCTCTTGTCCTGTCCTGACACGGAGTGACCCCGCCAGCCGCTGCCACTGCACACGCACAGACACACTCCTCTCCCACACTCTGCCgcacctcttcttcttctctgttctctctctctctagaagAGGAACAAGCAGCTGAGGTGAGCCGAAGCCGAGCGCAGCTGCCCCATCTCTATCCCTCCCTCCCTGGAGGTCTCTCGCGTGCTCACAGGGACAGGGGCGTTCCTCGGCCGGGCGAGCTTCGGTAGCGGCGGACCATGAAggcgctggtggtggcggtgctgcTTCTGCtctcctccaccctcgccgcgtCACGTGAGCCCCCTTTCGTTTTCTAACctttctctcctcttctctctcaGATTTTGTAAGCTTTGACTTCCACAATGCTTGCGGACGCTTCTTTTCTCTTTGTTTGGGGAGCTTGTTGTGTGGAAACCTGGGGGTTCTCGCTGGCTATGTTCGCCCGAATCACCTCAAGTTCTTCTTTCTACTGTTCTCTGTGTTCTAAAATGTAGGACCCTCCACAGTTCTGGTTCTTCCGCTTGTTGTCGTGTATTCTTGTTTTTGGAACGATAAAAAAGttttcacatttttttcttgtttctgTGGACGAACCAGATGATGCACCTGAGATgtactgtttttttttccattaCAATTTTTCAAGCCGCGGTAGTCATCCGCTGCATaccatttcagcatctccaaccccccccccccccccccccccgccggttTCGATGAGATTCATTCAAGAACAGAGCAGGGGAGAGGAGAAATTTCTTCTCATTTACTCATGCAGATTGGACTCGCCCCCAAAAGTGCTTCGGTTCCTCCACCTTTTCTGCTTTTGTTTAACTGACATGCAGCCCAAAACTTACACGAAAAGATAAGATTTCCGTTGCAAAAGTGGCGTGCTCTTCTTCCTTCCTTTGTATGCAAACCTCACTCCATCTGCTGCCTTTCGTCACATTCCCCCTGGCCTGCTCTGCTGGTCATCCATCCTGTAATGCCCAAAGCTTTCCTCTAATCTCTagtaattcttttttttttgccatgttCTTGTGTAGAATGGTGCGTGTGCAGGCAGGATGCGCCGCAGGCCGCGCTGCAGAAGACCATCGACTACGCCTGCGGCGCGGGGGCGGACTGCAACTCCATCCATGAGAACGGGCCGTGCTACAACCCCAACAACGTCCCCGCGCACTGCTCCTGGGCGGCCAACAGCTACTACCAGAACAACAAGGCCAAGGGCGCCACCTGCGACTTCACCGGCACCGCCACTCTCACCACCAGCGACCCAAGTAATGGCCCTCACGTTTAGATTACCCTTGCGTTCAGGTTCACTATCAACTGGTTGtgaacttgtgattctctgatTGAGTAGCAGCATCTGCATGACATGCGTTACAAATTGCAACGCTAGTGGTTGGTCTCTTGCCCATTTAGAAACGGCAAGAAGAAAGCGGGCGGCACGGTTAGCGGAACACACATTCGTTTTCTGTTGCATTGCATCTCTAAAGATTGTTAAACGTTTTCCGAACTTATGGGCTTGTGCCACCTAAAGTCCTAAACTCTTTAAGGCCCTGTTTACttcccaaaattttttaagatttcccgtcacatcgaatttttggacacatgcatgaagcattaaatgtagtttaaaaaaataaccaattgcacaatttaactgtaaatgatgagatgcaccttttgagcctaattagtccaagATTAGACACTAACtaccaaataaaaacgaaagtgctacagtagccaaacccaaaaaatttcaccaactaaacacaccctaatttTTTCCATGGAAGGTTGCGACTGTGAATCTGATCATTTTGGTACATTTGATTATCAGTTAGTGTGAGTAAAAGCTGCCCTGGTGTATTGGCCAAGCTTCAGGGAATCAGGTTCTGGACATGTACAGATTAGGCTATTGATGTGGACTAGCTTAACTAAAATAGTATTATCGAACCTTGTAAATAATTACAGGTAAATTTTGCAAAGTCCAAAGCTGCTGCATTGTGCTTTATTTGTTTGGCGTGCTGGCAGGAATCAGCATGATACCGAGGTCAATATTCATGTCGTCTAACATTGCATCTCTAAAGTTTGTTAAAGGTTTCCTAAAACTGTGTGCTTGTGCCACCGGAACTCAGCGTTTGACATGGAAGATTGTGAATCTGATCATTTTGGCACATAATTCATTTAGTTATCAGTTTTTTTTTAGTTATCAGTTAGTGTATTGGCCAAACTTCAGGGAATCAGGTTCTGTACAGGTACTGGGCTAGGCTGTTGATGTGGACTAGCTTAACTAAAATAGCAAAAtaggctcttttttttttgcaaaacccaAAGCTATTGCATGGCGCTTTATATTCTTggtgtgtgctggcatgaaagtgcatttattttttcttctctGCAAAAGGAAGGTAATAAATTGCAGTATGATGAAGACAGTTTTGTTTTTTCCATTATCATTGTTTTTGTTCATTCAAAAGACAGATTCCAGTGCATTACATGCTGTTTATGTTCTATTGCTTTTTTCTTCTGCCTGGTGCACTAGCCATTTTATCACTGAATcagaatctttttttttaagaccTCAATCGTAATCTTGCTTGTATCTTATACGACCTTTATGTCCTATCACTTTCAGGTTCTTCTGGCTGCTCTTTCCCAACAAGTGCAAGGTACATTGTGAACTTCACTTAAATTAACTGTATACCATGATCCATGAAGTTACTTACTACTGCCACTAAGGACTTGTTGAGTATTTCATACCGGAGTAAATATTTCGAAATTGTGCATTTTGGGAACTGGTACCCCATGAAACCTATGCATCATCTTGAATCAGATCTTTTGTAATGTAGTAAATACCGGAGTAAGGAACTGGAATTTAGACATCATCAGTTGCACTACAGGAACATTCAACATGCATACCTGAGAACGAGACCATGAATTCATTCCCAGATTTGCAATTATATGTTTGGATGTATGCACCATACTTCTTCATGGTCATTGTTATCTTTTTTATGCTTCTATAATTCCATGTTAGagatcttttttttatttttacaattCTGCATGATGAACAGTTTGTCTGCAGCAGTAGGTTCAATTAGCAGGTAGCAGCATAAAAGACAGCTAATCGATGGTCCAGATGATTGTATTAGGGACTGCAGAACATTCAGCATACACTTGAATCAATATtaccaaaaaaaattaatagCATTGCCTTATACAGCGCTGTTGGAACAATGACCCCGACTACTGGAGGCACAATGGGAGGAACCCCAGGAACAGGAACCTTCACGCCCGGTGCcggcaccaccggcaccaccgGCACTGGCATGGGAACCGGCAGTACTACTGGAACCACTGGCACTGGGTTCGGTTTAGGACCAGCAGGCACCGGCGCCGGCATGGACACTGCAGCGGCGGGCTTGCTCCCAAGGGCTGGTCTGGTCGCCGTCCTCACCATGCTCTTCCCCGCCATCGCATTCGCATGACATTTGATCCCTAGAGACAAGTCCCTACTCCTACTAGCAGCTAGTAGAAAGTACACCACCCTTTTGGTAAGCTTGCTTCAGGAATGCTCTGATGATCCATGGAGAAAGGAAGAGAAACCTAATGCATCCTGTCCGAAACTCCACTAGCGGCTGCTAGGTGTTTGGTGCCGATGGGGATTCATGGGTGGGGTGTCGTTTTGTTTCTGTGTGACCACACCATGTTCTTCTGCGTGCTCTGTAATTTGGTGGGATGGCTGTCTCTGTCATGCAAGGACGATTGTCTACCTTTTATTTCTGTTATTAATCATGTAAATGTAGGGAAGCCAGTAGGTTAGCTAGAGGCTGGTTGCAAGAGAATGCTGCTGGGACAATGCCATGGTGTGCTTTTCATCAACTTGCATGTCATCAAGCTGCACCCCTATCGCCCTGTCGGTGGCTGGCTCATGGCCTGCTGTGCCTCTTaaacctgcaaaaaaaattgagagTAATTTTTTTAAGTAAAATGCAGGAGCATTGCTATGTCATTTAAAAGGAGGAAGCAAGCGAGTTCTTACATTAGAACCATGTGATCTCCAGAACATTTGATGTTTTTCGATCGATTCTTGATACAAAGGCTCACAGCTCTCCAGACTCTTACCCCCGTAGTCTCGAGAAAGAAAGCATGGTGCTTCCATTGTCGTCGCCGTTGGGCCTTGttatcagaagttcagaacatGGCGGCAACGCAAGTCCAACATGTTACCGTTAGGTGGCTTGGCGCGTCAGGTTCATCCGGCTCGGGTGGGGCTCCCCAATCCCCCTTGCTCTGTCACCGGTCACCGCGTTGCTAGTTGTTGCCTTGCTTGAAGCACAGATTCGCGATAGATGCTGGGTGTAGGTGGAGGCGCACACTTGCAATCGCAAGCTTGTAAGTCGCTGACGACCCCACGGCCGAGCAGACAGCAGTGCTTGCCGTACGAGAGGCGTCCCGGATCCAGCGAGGCCTGATCTAATCTAATCATCCGAGCTgcggaattttttttattttaatcatTTTTAATCAATAATAGTTTGTCCGGATCTAAATTTTCAAGAACTAGCCTTTTTGATCGCGCCAAGCCCCGTGACGCGACTCCTTGAAGGGTCACGCCACATGGTTCGGCGCGACTGAGCTGCCACGCTGGCAAACACGGCACGCGTGTGCCAACGGGCCTGATGTAGCAAgactgagtcgcgccacatgctttggcgcgacTGAGTCGCGCCATGCACCGTGACGCGACTCGGCCTAATACAGGCCCACCCGGccagcctcctcttcctcctcctcccattctTTTTTCCTCCACTCCCCAATCGACCTGACCTCCATGGCGccgtctctccctctccccctctagaTCCACTCCATCCTCCACCCGATTCGAAGGGGAAACAAAGGGAAACTGATCTTTGAAGGTAACTCCTCCATTCTAACCCCCTCTAACCAACTCAAACCCTAAAAATCCACGAAATGGAGGAAAATCAATCGGTTAGAATGGAGGAGTTACCTTAAGGATCAGTTTTCCTTTGTTTCCCCTTCGAATCGGGTGAAGGATAGAGTGGAtctagagggggagagggaggggcgacaCCATGGAGGTCGGGTCGAGTGGGTagtggaggaaaaaaaaatgggAGTAGGAAGAGGAGGCTAGCCGGGTGGGCCTGTATtaggctgagtcgcgccacgaCGCATGGCGCGATTGAgtcgcgccaaagcatgtgACGCGACTCAACCTTGCCACGTCAGGCCCGCTGGCACACGCGCTACCAGCGTGGCAGCTCGGTCGCGCCGAAGCATATGTTGTGACCCTTCAGGGAGTCGCGCCACGAGACTTGACGCGACCAAAAGAGCTAGTTCTTAGAAATTTAGATCTGGACAggctattattaaaatattagattaaaaaagattaaagtaaaaaaaaattccgaGCTGCGTGCGTGACGGGCATGATGATGAATGGCGCAGCGCGGtcaggccgcccggctgcgcAAAGCGACGCACTCGATCgtgtggccgccgccgggcgtggCGTGCCGATGGCCCGACGCGCCATGGATGATCTCCCTCGCCTCTTCCGGCTTGGGTGCTGGATCCGTGCAGACGCACATGGCGTCGCGCAGCGAGCGGCATGATTGGCGCGTACCTGACGGGGGCCAGGCGAGGCGATCAGGCGAGTTACCGCGGGCACGGGGTAGTAATGGCGCGCAGAGCAGGAGGAAAGCAGGCGCCAGGAGCGGCAAGAGCGGGAAGGCAGGCAATCATGCGTGCGGCATGGGGGAGGTGCTGTGCAGCCCGGCGAGAATTCGGGTGCCGCggtgccgccgcgcgcgcgccgcaggGCGTCACGAGAATGTTGGGGGTGGGGCTGCGCGGAGCGAAGGCGAACTGCTCGGCCTCGGGAGCTGTTTAGCAGGCTGGGCCGCTGGGCTGGGCTAGTCTGCCTACTTTGAAGGACCGGCCCAACAAAATGTGCAATCTGTATCGGGATCTCAAattctttttgttcttttttcttggaaatttctttttcttttttgacggGGAACTAGAACCACGCGCTCTGTTTTATTTTTGACATGGTCTTTTCTGTACTGAGTTTCAACTCAATAAGAAGTGGGTTTAAAATGGCATGGGAAAAGAAATTAGGATTTGGGACAAGGAGTCGTCGATGGAAATTCACGCACGAAGGATACAACACACTGAAACACACCATGCCGTGAGATAATAGCTGCAATAATAGCTGCAATCGAGTCCGAACTGGCACGCATCTGCACAAGCATGTAAACGTAGTAACGCCTAGAGCTCCCCCAACCTCTTGGCGCACTCGACGCTGCCGTCCAGCGTCTCCTCCACGCCATACCTGTACCTGAACCCCAGGTCCTCAAGCTTGCTGGTGTCAGCTCGCaccctcaccccctcccctgtcACCCTGCACGCGGCAGACCACCACGCGAGAATAGATCAACCATCACTAATCATGCACTCAAATCCACCAAAGAAGCTAAGATCAAGAACAATCTGAAGGGATAGATGATCATGTCGCGACGTACTGTTGGAGCCGTATCTTGATGTCGGGGAACCTGGCGGCGAAGCGGTCGAGGATGTCGCGCATGTTGGGGTacccggcggcgcagaggaagcggccggccatggccggctaGTCCATGCAGAAGGCGTGCGCCTCGCAGACGTCCTCCATGTGCGCCAGCGGCACGGAGCCCAGCAGCGCCTGCATGAAGAGCAGGGAGTTGTGGTGGGCGGCGTGGCCCGTCAGCGGCGCCACCATCACCGGGATGCTGCTCCAAAGGTGCGGCTGGATGgtgtcgccgccgacgagcgcgCACACCAGCGAGACCACCTCGAACGCCCGGCGGGAGGACTCGTCGTCGTTGTAGCGCAGCAGCTCCTTCTCCGACAGCGTCTTGGACCACACGTATGCCTGTGTGGTTTAATTATTTGATGAGTCGTTGATCGATCACCATTGCTAGcgagctatatatatatatatatatatgaatcgGTTGGGCCATGAGATAGATGATTGATACAGGGAAATAAAGGGCTTACGTCCAGGTGGACGTTGCTGAACCCGTAGGGGAGGTCGAGCGGCGTGCGGCGTCCAGCAGGATTCGTTGATGAAGTCCTtgtacccgccgccgccctccctcagcggcgaggcggccgtgACCGAGGCCGTGTAGATGACGCGCCTCACCGTGCCGGAGCGCTCGCACTGCCGCAGGATGATGCGCGCCGCGTCCACCGTCGCCTCCGTCGTGTTCTTGTACTGCGCATGCAAGACCATGTGCATATGCAGATTGATTAAACCCTGCAGCTGGATTATCGTGCAGTGACGCAGATTGTCCACGGCGCACTTTATTAGTCGACAAAAATCTAGGAAGTTCGTTAAGTTCGTGGAATTTAGTTAATAAGATCGTAAGCAAATCTACCGATCAATCGTAATCTGATGGTAGGCTGcagtggcggaaccaggattgagtcgaaccccgggccgagttttaaatatagacgtccacaaactcacagttcaaaaaatatatgaaaataTAAACGGAAAGATAGATAACATAAAAAAGCGTCATCGCGAagtaatatatttattcttcttcagcaattgatctaagtccttcttcagcaattgatccaaATCCAGGAGTAGAAGCTactgcaaaatgaaaaaaaattgggccgaaccccgggccatggcccgggtggcccggggtgtgCATCCGCCCCTGGTAGGCTGTTCATGTCAAGATGCTGACGGCGTCACTGATCACACACATGTGTATTTGGTGACTAAAAGGAGCATCTTTAAACTTGTTGTTTGCCAACTCCCTAAGTAGTtatgaaaaaggaaaaaatatccatctccaaaaatttcccaTTTTTTCTCcccaataataaaaaaattctggACCCACAGTGCCTCCCCCAACCGCTTATTCCtggcgccggcgtgcggtgaGGAAGCACATGCCCGTCTCCTCGACCTTGGCGGCGAGCGCAACACAAGCATGGTGTCAAAGCATCATGTTGTGCGCCTGCTAGTTCTCGGCGCCTGCGGCTGCTTCCACACAGGCCATGCCGCTGCCTCTCCGCGCAGGCCGCGCCACCGTCGCTCCCTGCGaggccgtgccgccgctgctTCCCACGCCTGCCACCCCGCCGACCGCCACTGCTCCTGTGCAGACGGCACCACTGCTCCTCGTGCTGGCTACCCCGAGCACCCAGCTGCCACAGCAGCCGCCTTGCCCGCTGGCCTGCCTCTGCTGACATGCGTGCCTCGTTAGCAGGGACCTCCATACCCCGCTGATACGGGCCGCTACTCTCGCTGGTCTGCGTGCCGCCACAGCATCGCTGGTCTGCTTGCAGCCGCAACATCGCTGGACTGAGCCAGAGCCGAGACACCTCGAGCAGGCGGACCCAGGAGGCCATGGCGacgacgcggccggcggcgcacagCGACCCTCACCTtccgccggaggaggcggcgcgcgtgGAGGCCGGCCAAGCCACCACGCAGCGACCCGTCGGAGGACGGAGGCGCGGAGGCCGGCACCGGGGACCACGACCTGTCGGAGCTCCGCAAGCTGCGCGACCTCGAGGATAGGGAGAGGACGCCAGACAATCGCGGGAAGAAGACGCGCGACGGTGCGGAGTTCAGATTGGGAGGTCGGGAGCGTGCGCATACGCAGATCAATTTGCTAATTACACAGTACAATTGACGCCCACAATATGCACGCACACTtacccctatgaacacacataCGATTTACCAATTGCTAGTAGATGGGGAAGTTAGATAGAAAACTATTAgcgagtgtttttttttcttttttccaaaaATTCAAAGAAGGGGGAAGAGAGATATGGAACTCTTTGAGATATTAAACTCTAACAATGCTTAAAACAAACTCCCAAaaccttctctctctttttttttggaaatggtCGATTCGGGCGCTTCATGATCACAGCTCCGAgacatagttttttttattatttttgtgatCGAGAATTACTCACCGAAATATAGTTTTTCCCGAAACACACTGACGAAACAGGACCGGCGGCCGGCTAGCGTACCTTGGTGCTGGTGGGGTCGTGCACCAGCGGCGTGGCGACGAGGAAGACGAACTCGCACCCCGCGATGGCCGGCTCGAAGGTGTCGGCGTCGTACATGTCCGCCTGGAACAGCCgcagccgctccgccgcgccggggaGCGCCCGCAGCAGCCCGGCCTTCTTGTCGTCCTCTGCCATCAATTCATCAGCTGATGTGCTCGTCGTCGGTAAATGAACAGTGAAAGGTCGATCGGAGATCAGGGGTTCGATCGCCGCACGTACCGAGGTTCGTCAGGGTGGCGTGGACGACGCAGCCTCTGCCTAGGAGCTTCCTGACGAGCCAGCTCCCGATgtagccggcgccgccggtgacGCACACCACCGtgctcctcatcttcttctcagCCCCCTCCTCTTGCATCCCTTCGTTCTTCAATATGCCTTCCTCCACCTTCGTGGTGGCTCGAGCAACAGACTCGCGCGAACGGCAGACTCGCCTTTGATCCTGTCTCCGGCAGGTGGAACGCCGCAAAATATCACGCTGGCCATGCCTGGTCCAGTAGCCACCCGCCCGCGGCTCGTGTCGTCCTCGCAGTCCAATAGGACCACTGCTCCTCTCCTCCACTGTTTGGTTTAGTAGCGTGCGTTAGCTAGTTACTGTATCTAATTTTAACtattaattagaggtattaaataaaattagtttataaaattttgcgctacttcgcgaggcGAACTAATAAaacctttgaccgcatgattaaaaaataattattgtACTGTTACTGTCAGCAACTCcgaattaattactatcattagattcgccacgaaaaattacaactatccgtgaaaaaaaattataaataaattttatttaatacttcatacatacaAGATTTTCTCGTAGTGCAGCTTATAATACTCTGTAGAGACGAGAGAGTCGTCATGCATCGGTAACGAGGCTCGATCGGACGATCTCCTTGCTCATCACCTTCGGCAGCGACGGGTGGGCGTCATTTGCTAGCGGATCATTGGACGAATAAGGCACGACCGGGACGTCCCGAGATATGTGGTAGCCGCCGCCCGTGAGGCGCACTCTTCTCTGTCCTCACATCATGGGGCTTGGAAATTGAGTGGCCATTTGATGCTAGCAGCAGGATTTTTTTTGGACGCTGTATACATCACGCAACGACGAGGCTAAACTAGAGGACCTGGTACGCGATCTTGACTTTTTGAGACGACTACTCCTCTGCTGGATACGGAGTACATCATATTTTTCTAGTGCCCGCCAGATCGATCAGATTGGACCCATTTTATATGGTCAGCGTTTTAAGAAAATGTCTTCCGTGGGCACTGTTGGTCGGCAGCGCGCATATAAGCATCTGAATTGACACACCTACTAATTAATTCTCTTACATTTTTAGAACGAGCACTGGCTCGGTTGGTAGCGTTGCTGGTGTGCAGCATGCCCGCTAGTGTTCGAAATCTAGATTCGATACTGGTGTTTCTCGCAGGGGTTTTCCCCAGTTAAACTCTGCAACCTCTCACGTGTGGAGCCACAAAAGGATTGCGACGCACCTGTCGCCTATGGAGTGTTCCGGTGATCTTAAGATGGACGCAGTTTGTTGGTCTAAGGGTGggtgtgcatgcatgtatgAACAGATTCTAAAGTTGTTCCCAGATGAGATGGTTTAAAAAAAACTCTCTTAAGTTTTTATCCTCATTTTGCGCAAACAATTGCAACAGTAATTAATAGCTTCCTCAGGGTCAGCATTTAAGCTGatttaggccagtctcagtagAGTTTTATGGTATTTAATTTTACTGATGTGGCAGGATATTTATGAAGAAAGAGAATGAATAGTAAAGAGAAGGAAGAGTTTCCTGAGATGTGATGTAAGAGtagtttcatttttctgaaatGAAAATCCGTTCCTCTCCGATAAAGACACAACCCAGAGTATTGGTCATGTCTTTACCTCCGTTCCACTCCATGGCGATTCTAGGTATTTCAATGAATTTCCATACCTGTCCGGGAGGTGAAACAGGGATGGATGGGCACCCCTCGTTCATACGATAGGGACCGGATAGCTCAGTTCGAGAGATGGAGGGATAGTTCTATGCATTCCAGTATTATAGTATTAAATGAATGATTCATAGGACTCTAGTATTCCACTAGAGATTCTTTGTGCTGTTAGGGTGGCATCCCTCCGATGAGGGATGGAGAGAGGCATCCCGGAAGGATGGTTGCTATTAAGTGGAATTCCTCCCAAAAATCGGATACTAGCATAAAGCATTTAATTTTACTGATGTGACAGGTatttatctatactataaagatcgaaaacaattgaaaacttTTCTCACCCAAATTGGGTCCGTGGTACCCTTTAcgctggacccacctgtcagatCTGAGATAGGGGGAGAGGATGGAGACCCATAGAAACCGCGAGTTAGGGAATGTTTGTGCCAAATATTAAAGTTTTTTCTTACCGAGAAAATTAGCTTACCCGCTCGTATACCCGCATACGCTCAGGCAGCGGAGCGGTGTCCAATCCGCATACGCACAGAGACACGAGGGACGGACCAAGAAGAGACAACGAGATCATGTGAGATGTGGTCGGACTCGTCGTCATGGGCGCGTGCCCTGGTGCAGATCTCGCTCTGCACCTTCTCCGCATCGGCATCGCCATCGAAGGCACCGTAGCAAGATTGAATCCGAGGAGAGGAAAAGAGCCGGCCGTcaacgccgccgtgcgccgctgaGATCGAAGCCGCGATGCACCGCGCGCAGACCATCATGGCCACGGATCAGCCGATCCCCGTGTGCGCCGGGGCTACATCCATCTTGTTCCACCACGTGATGAGCCACACCCGGAGgttcccgccggccgccgcagccgcctgcCGGCGGCGCGTTCACGGCGCTGGCCGCCCTGTGGATATGGGAGGCTCCGGTGGACGGCTCCGGCTGCCCGCGCTTGAAGAAGCTCGTCCTGGTGGAGATCTTCCTCAGGGATGAAGCTCGAAGCCTCTTCGTACGCTCCGAATCGCTGGAGAAGCTCTACGTCATAAGCGGCATGATTCGAGGCCGGCTCGAGGTGGCCGCCCCAGAGCTGCAGACGCTGTCGCTTCACGTGTCCTAGGACGTTCGCATCGCTGCCCCAAAGCTCAAAGAGCTCAGTTGGTTCAGGTTTCGCTATGACCCTGCCTGCCAACGGTTTGAGGAGGCACGCCATCCTTGGCGGCTTTGGATCGTGACAGAGCCTGAGCATCGGCACTCATGAAGCGGTACAACAAAGTCGACGATCTGATCCTTGCTATCAAAATTCC
This portion of the Panicum virgatum strain AP13 chromosome 2N, P.virgatum_v5, whole genome shotgun sequence genome encodes:
- the LOC120658582 gene encoding putative anthocyanidin reductase isoform X2; this encodes MQEEGAEKKMRSTVVCVTGGAGYIGSWLVRKLLGRGCVVHATLTNLEDDKKAGLLRALPGAAERLRLFQADMYDADTFEPAIAGCEFVFLVATPLVHDPTSTKYKNTTEATVDAARIILRQCERSGTVRRVIYTASVTAASPLREGGGGYKDFINESCWTPHAARPPLRVQQRPPGRIRVVQDAVGEGAAALQRRRVLPPGVRGGLAGVRARRRRHHPAAPLEQHPGDGGAADGPRRPPRHPNSRRAAQHLPHAARMIACLPALAAPGACFPPALRAITTPCPR
- the LOC120658582 gene encoding putative anthocyanidin reductase isoform X1; the protein is MQEEGAEKKMRSTVVCVTGGAGYIGSWLVRKLLGRGCVVHATLTNLEDDKKAGLLRALPGAAERLRLFQADMYDADTFEPAIAGCEFVFLVATPLVHDPTSTKLQGLINLHMHMVLHAQYKNTTEATVDAARIILRQCERSGTVRRVIYTASVTAASPLREGGGGYKDFINESCWTPHAARPPLRVQQRPPGRIRVVQDAVGEGAAALQRRRVLPPGVRGGLAGVRARRRRHHPAAPLEQHPGDGGAADGPRRPPQLPALHAGAAGLRAAGAHGGRLRGARLLHGLAGHGRPLPLRRRVPQHARHPRPLRRQVPRHQDTAPTGDRGGGEGAS
- the LOC120658618 gene encoding PLASMODESMATA CALLOSE-BINDING PROTEIN 3-like encodes the protein MKALVVAVLLLLSSTLAASQWCVCRQDAPQAALQKTIDYACGAGADCNSIHENGPCYNPNNVPAHCSWAANSYYQNNKAKGATCDFTGTATLTTSDPSSSGCSFPTSASAVGTMTPTTGGTMGGTPGTGTFTPGAGTTGTTGTGMGTGSTTGTTGTGFGLGPAGTGAGMDTAAAGLLPRAGLVAVLTMLFPAIAFA